TCCGCTGCAGCAATACCTCGTCCTCATGCCGGATGGGCGCCGCCAGGTGCTGCCCTGGGCCTGGGACAGCCGCCCGCGCGAGGATGGCGGGCAGCGCTGGTATCACCTGCTGCCGGAGGAGACGCTGCGCGCCGGTGATCCGCTGCACTGGACCGGACGTGACCAGAACTGGAACTTCATGTGCGCCTCCTGCCACTCGACCGGCCTGGTGCGCGGCTATGACGCAGCGCGCGACCGCTACGAGACGCGCTGGACGGAGATCAGCGTCGGCTGCGAATCCTGCCATGGCCGTGGCGCCGCCCATGTCGCCTGGGCGCGCGATGGCGCGCGCCCAGGCGTTCTCCATCGCGGGCTCGAGGTCGTGTTGCGCGATCGCTCCGGCGGCGGCTGGCGCTTCCTGGAGGGCGACGCGCGCGGCATCGCGCGCTGGGACGGCCCGCCGCGCCAGGCGACCCAGGCCGGCGTGGAGACCTGCGCGCCCTGCCATGCGCGCGCGCGCCCGCTGGTGGCCGATCCGCTGCCCGGGCAGCGCTTCCTGGACACCCATGCGCCGCTGCTTTTGGCGCGCGGCGAATACCATGCGGATGGCCAGATCCAGGGCGAGGTCTTCGAATGGGGCAGCTTCGCGCAGAGCCGGATGCAGCGCGCCGGCGTGGTCTGCGCGGATTGCCACCAGCCGCATAGCGGCAGGCTGCGGGCGGAGGGCAATGCAGTCTGCACGCAATGCCACCTGCCCAGCCGCTTCGAGGCTGCGGAGCATCATCGCCACGCAGCGGGCGGGGCGGGTGCGCGATGCGTGTCCTGCCACATGCCGGCAGTGACCTACATGGGCGTGGATCGGCGGCGCGACCACGCCTTCAGCATCCCCAGGCCCGATGTCGCGGCCACGATCGGGGCGCCCGATGTCTGCACCACCTGCCATGCGGGCCAGACCCAGGCCTGGGCGGCGACGCAGCTCGCCGCCTGGCACGGCCCCCCGCGTGGCCCGCCGCATCCCGCGCTGGCGATCCATGCTGGCCGCGAGGCCGCGCCCGGCGCCGACCAGGCGCTGGCCCGGCTCGCGCTCGACCGCGCGCACCCGGCCATCCTGCGCGCCACGGCGCTGTCGCTGCTGCCCGCCCGCCCGAGCCGCGCCGTGGGCGAGGCTGTGGGCGGCACGCTGCTCGACCCCGAGCCCCTGGTGCGCGCCGCGGCCTTGCGCGCGCTGGAGGGGCTGCCGCCGCAGAACCGCTTGCACGCCGCGCGGCTCCTGTCCGACGAGGTGCGGCTGGTGCGCATCGAGGCCGCGCGCGCGCTGGCGCCGGTCCCGCCGGATGCGCTGCCCGAGGCCGCGCGCGCCGCCTTCCCGCGCGCCTGGGCGGAGTTGCTGGCCAGCGAGGGCGTGGCGGCGGAGCGACCGGAGGCGCATGTGAACATCGCGGCCCTGCTCGCCCAGCGCGGCGACCGCGCCGGGGCCGAGGCGGCGTATCGCGCCGCCCTGGCGCGCGACCCCGCCTTCCTGCCCGCGCTCGTGAACCAGGCGGCCTTCGAGGAAGCGCGCGGCCAGCCCGACGCCGCGGAGGCACTGCTGCGGCGCGCCGTGGCCGCGCACCCGGCCGATGCCGAGCCGATCTACGCGCTGGCGCTTCTGCAGGTCCGGCGGGGCCGGCTGGGCGAGGCGACCGAGGCCTTGGCGGCCGCGGCCAGGCTCGCGCCGGACAGGCCACACTATGCCTATGCCCATGCGCTCGCGCTGCATCGGCAGGGCCGCACCGACGAGGCGGTCGCCGCGCTTGCCCGCAACCCACGGCATCGCGAGAGCCTCATCGCCGCAGCCGCGCTGGAGCGTGACCGGGGAAGGCTGGCGCAGGCCGAGGCGCATGCGCGGGCCGCCCTGGCCCTCGATCCACGCGACCGGGAAGCCGCGGCCCTGCTGGCCGAGATCACCTCACGCGCGGCGCCGCCACAAGGCGCCCTCGGGCGATGAACGTCACCTCCGTCGCGGGCGGTCTCAGAACCGCAGCGTCAGCGCCGGGACGTAGCTGATCGCCAGCAGCACGCCGACGGCCACGGCGAAGAAGGGCCACATCGCCCGCACCGTCTCGCCCATCTGCGCCCGGGCGAGCGTTGACGAGATGAACAGCGTCGTCCCCACCGGCGGCGTGTAGAGGCCGATGCCGAGGTTGATCACCATCATCAGCCCGAGCTGCAGCGGATCCATGCCGATCTGCGCCGCCAGCGGCAGGAAGACCGGCGTGAGCAGCAGGATGGCCGGCGGCAGGTCGAGCGGCCCGCCGATCACCAACATGATCAGGTTCATCGCCAGGATGATGAGGATGGGATGCTGCAGGGTGAGCGAGATCCACTCGGCGAAGCGCTGCGGCACCTGGTCATAGGTGAGGATCCAGGAGGCCGCCGCGCTGCCCATGATCACCAGCATGACGATGCCGGT
This region of Sediminicoccus rosea genomic DNA includes:
- a CDS encoding tetratricopeptide repeat protein; translated protein: MAARLPGPVPAPTAARRLAGSLALLAMILLPFVIAALVTVPAEPRAREAERAGFVGSATCGGCHAREHADWQASDHARAMAAATPATVLGDFSSRSVTDGRHSATFLRDGARWLVRTDGPGGDVADVEVTETFGADPLQQYLVLMPDGRRQVLPWAWDSRPREDGGQRWYHLLPEETLRAGDPLHWTGRDQNWNFMCASCHSTGLVRGYDAARDRYETRWTEISVGCESCHGRGAAHVAWARDGARPGVLHRGLEVVLRDRSGGGWRFLEGDARGIARWDGPPRQATQAGVETCAPCHARARPLVADPLPGQRFLDTHAPLLLARGEYHADGQIQGEVFEWGSFAQSRMQRAGVVCADCHQPHSGRLRAEGNAVCTQCHLPSRFEAAEHHRHAAGGAGARCVSCHMPAVTYMGVDRRRDHAFSIPRPDVAATIGAPDVCTTCHAGQTQAWAATQLAAWHGPPRGPPHPALAIHAGREAAPGADQALARLALDRAHPAILRATALSLLPARPSRAVGEAVGGTLLDPEPLVRAAALRALEGLPPQNRLHAARLLSDEVRLVRIEAARALAPVPPDALPEAARAAFPRAWAELLASEGVAAERPEAHVNIAALLAQRGDRAGAEAAYRAALARDPAFLPALVNQAAFEEARGQPDAAEALLRRAVAAHPADAEPIYALALLQVRRGRLGEATEALAAAARLAPDRPHYAYAHALALHRQGRTDEAVAALARNPRHRESLIAAAALERDRGRLAQAEAHARAALALDPRDREAAALLAEITSRAAPPQGALGR